A portion of the Cryptomeria japonica chromosome 5, Sugi_1.0, whole genome shotgun sequence genome contains these proteins:
- the LOC131075119 gene encoding L-type lectin-domain containing receptor kinase IX.1-like, which produces MANNSAWTFFHFFSLIVTLFSYIACAGNISFSFPPPTDLKLGFDAYFHWDELQLTTADATDDFAWSAGWAISNKPVPLWDKSSGALASFTAHFQFAMENLSDISSFTVSKASDSSTGVGSCAGEGLTFFIAPLHYEPPKDASGKWLGLFDQTRDGNSSNCIVAVEFDTFMEEYDPDDNHVGIDVNSVVSVANVSLSSEGRFKNNNLCNGEAWDAWVDYDGLTMEIKVFLLYNYGDDVSKPTSPILTYPIDLRDYVPEKVSVGLSASTGISAETHTVYAWKFSSAFLGEISPALPPSNVPSYPVSSHLKPPTMITYESPQKSSKKPSHVKVILISSSVCFLVICFLLFIGKIWYFNHRETRREYDGEEGNIELDEQFAQGPRKFSYAQLSAATRNFSEDELLGGGGFGSVYRGTLPVTNEAVAVKRISQESKQGKKEYITEVTIISKLRHRNLLRLLGWCHEQGELLLVYEFLPNGSLDKYLFDENKVCLNWDARYNIACGLASALIYLHEEWDQCVVHRDVKASNVLLDSYFNAKLGDFGLARLVESGHAASRTTIVAGTRGYLAPEYIESGKASPESDVYSFGALALEIACGRQPIDYTLHEHRCRLVAWVWDLHGQGNLLDAADQKLKGNFNSKQMEVVMLVGLLCSHPDPKARPTMREVLKILKFDTELPYVPRNLPVAVYSDGLTSHAESSSSEMLSTSNSLTSRSPASVRSKGKNSAHLRGELKPHYSVQT; this is translated from the coding sequence ATGGCAAATAACTCTGCTTGGACGTTTTTCCATTTCTTCTCCTTGATCGTCACTCTGTTTTCTTATATCGCATGCGCAGGCAACATTAGCTTTTCTTTCCCTCCCCCAACAGATCTCAAGTTAGGTTTTGATGCTTACTTTCATTGGGATGAATTACAACTTACCACAGCTGACGCCACAGATGATTTTGCATGGAGCGCAGGCTGGGCTATTTCCAACAAACCTGTTCCTCTATGGGACAAGTCATCTGGAGCCCTCGCAAGTTTTACAGCACATTTTCAGTTTGCTATGGAGAACCTCAGCGATATTTCATCTTTCACTGTCAGTAAAGCCAGCGACAGCTCAACAGGAGTGGGGTCATGCGCCGGGGAGGGTCTCACTTTTTTCATTGCCCCTCTGCACTATGAACCTCCAAAGGATGCTAGTGGCAAATGGCTGGGCCTCTTTGACCAAACTAGAGATGGGAACTCATCGAATTGCATAGTGGCCGTCGAGTTCGACACATTCATGGAAGAATATGACCCTGATGATAACCATGTGGGAATAGACGTCAATTCAGTCGTTTCCGTGGCAAACGTTTCACTCAGCTCTGAAGGTCGTTTCAAGAACAATAATCTCTGCAATGGAGAAGCTTGGGACGCCTGGGTGGATTACGATGGGCTCACAATGGAGATAAAGGTATTTCTTCTATATAACTATGGTGATGATGTTTCTAAACCCACAAGCCCAATATTGACTTATCCCATAGATCTGCGTGACTATGTACCAGAAAAGGTCAGCGTCGGTCTCTCTGCATCCACTGGAATTTCAGCCGAAACCCATACAGTCTATGCTTGGAAATTTTCTTCTGCATTCTTGGGTGAAATATCTCCTGCTCTCCCTCCCAGTAACGTTCCCTCATATCCAGTTTCCTCCCATCTAAAACCTCCAACCATGATTACTTATGAAAGCCCACAAAAGAGTAGCAAGAAACCTTCTCATGTAAAAGTTATCTTGATATCCTCCTCCGTCTGTTTCCTGGTTATCTGCTTTCTGTTGTTTATTGGCAAGATATGGTATTTCAATCACAGAGAAACGAGGCGGGAATACGACGGTGAAGAGGGAAACATAGAGCTAGACGAACAGTTTGCTCAAGGCCCCCGTAAGTTCTCTTATGCTCAACTAAGCGCCGCTACACGTAACTTCAGCGAAGATGAATTGCTGGGAGGAGGCGGCTTCGGATCTGTCTACAGAGGCACCTTGCCTGTAACAAATGAGGCCGTGGCCGTAAAGAGAATATCCCAAGAATCGAAGCAGGGGAAAAAGGAGTACATTACAGAGGTTACCATAATTAGTAAGCTGAGACACCGTAACCTTTTGCGCCTCTTGGGATGGTGCCATGAGCAAGGTGAGTTGCTTCTTGTCTACGAGTTCCTGCCAAATGGAAGTCTAGATAAATATCTGTTCGATGAAAATAAGGTTTGTTTGAATTGGGATGCAAGGTACAACATTGCTTGTGGCCTAGCCTCTGCTCTTATTTATCTTCATGAGGAGTGGGATCAGTGTGTTGTGCACAGAGATGTTAAGGCCAGCAATGTGTTGCTGGATTCATATTTCAATGCAAAGCTGGGGGATTTTGGTTTGGCAAGACTGGTAGAATCTGGTCATGCGGCTTCCCGTACAACCATTGTTGCTGGAACACGTGGGTATTTAGCTCCAGAGTATATAGAATCAGGAAAAGCGAGCCCAGAATCAGACGTGTATAGCTTTGGAGCTTTGGCTTTGGAAATTGCCTGCGGAAGGCAACCCATTGACTACACTTTGCATGAACATAGATGTAGATTGGTAGCCTGGGTTTGGGATTTGCATGGACAAGGGAACCTTTTGGATGCGGCAGACCAAAAGCTTAAAGGGAATTTCAATAGTAAGCAAATGGAGGTGGTGATGCTGGTGGGATTGTTGTGCTCCCATCCAGACCCAAAAGCGAGACCCACGATGAGAGAAGTGTTGAAGATATTGAAATTTGATACTGAATTGCCATATGTTCCCCGAAATTTGCCTGTAGCTGTGTATAGCGACGGTCTTACTTCTCATGCGGAGTCATCGTCGTCTGAAATGCTTTCGACATCGAACTCTCTCACCTCTCGTTCTCCTGCTTCTGTAAGAAGCAAAGGTAAAAATTCCGCTCATCTCAGAGGTGAGCTAAAACCCCATTACTCTGTtcaaacttga